GCCAGCGACAGCCCTGCCCGCACTGCGGACACCGCAGCAGCGGCTCCTGTTCAGCCGGAGCCTCCGGTTGGACGGCCCGTCTCCCCTGAAAGCGTGCCTGCCGCCGCTCAGCCCCAGCCTGTAGCGCCTGCGGCAGAGTCCGGCGCGAACACGCAGCAGCCGGAAAAGGCTGACAAGCAGGAGAAAAAAGAAGCTCCCAAGCCCAAGGCCGAAAAAAAAGCAGCGGCCAAGCCCAAGGCTGAAAAAAAGGACACCGCAGCGCCCAAGGCTGATAAAAGCGAAGGCCGCGCTGCCGATGCAGACAAAAAAGACGCCCAGGAAGGCGAAGACGCCGCGCAGGAAGAAGATAAGTCCGGCGTGCTGCACGACCCCTGGTCAATGGTCTGGAGCAACCAGCACAACATGCTGGATGAGGTCAACGCCAAGGCGCTGGCCATGAGCGACACCTTTGGCGACCGCGCCTTCAACGTAAGCGAAAAAGTGCAGCCCTTTATTGAGGAAGCACGCCGTCTGCTTGTGTTGAGCAATACCTATAAAAACTGGCCCAATGCAATGGAGGCCGTGAGCCGCCGCCTTACGGTGACCATTGCGGAAGTGAACAAGATTCTCGCGCCTATGACGGTAGCGCGTGTTGAATCGCAAGCCTTGCTTGAACGCATCAGCTATCTGGCCGACAGCCTGCCTGAAGACCTGCACGACGAACGCCTCAGCCCAGAGATGCAGGAATACATCCGTTCTCTGGCTATGACCCGCCTGCGTCTTACGGCGGTGCTTGCGCAGTACGACACGGCCCTTGCCCCTTCACTGGCGCTGCTCAACCGTCTTGAAAAAACGCGCGAGGAAATCGCCTCGCAACTGCCCGCCCTGTGGAAGGACTATTACCTGCAAAAGCCGGTGCCCTGGCTCAGCCCCACCGCCTGGACAGATTTTTCCAAGCAGATGACCTATTCCTTACAGGGTATGCTGCTGCGCATCCCCGTCGAAGTTCCCATTACGCTGGAAACCTGGGGCACGGCCATTCTGCGTTTCTTCGTCTGCCTGCTGTTTACGGGCGTCATCACGGTGATGCTGTCACGGCGCTGGCTGAACGAAAAATCCAGCCCAACGGTAAAACACATCTTCCATGTGACCCTGCCCTGGCTTTGCGTGGGACTGGCGCTTCTTGGCAGTTCCTTGTCAGCCTCGGGCGAGTTCTTCCGGCTATTTCTGGCTTTCGGCAACCTGAGCCTTATTGTGGCCCAGATATACCTGGCCTGGGACTTGCGGCAGCTCAAATATCCTGAAGTGCAGATCGAGCGGTCGCCATTGTGGCACCTTATTCCGCTGACGCTGTGCGCCTATGTGCTGCTCTATCTGCCGCTGGTCAAACCGCTGGTGCTCATCATCTGGATGGCCCTGCTTATTGCGGACATCATCCGCATGCGCCGCCGCAAGGAACAAGACCTCGGCCCCCTGCACGCGGAAACCTCGGTGCTGGAAAGCGAACCCGTGGTGCTGTGGATATGCCTCATCATGAGCATCTTCGGCCTGCATCTGTACAGTATGGTGCTCTACCTCTGCTTTGTGTCCTGCTCCATCGCCTTGCAACTTTCGCTGGGCGGCATGAGCTTTGTGACCACTGTAAGCGAAAAATTGCCCCAGGAAGGCGTGCGCGCGGCACTGGCCCACATGGCCGTGGCCCTGGCCGCTCCTGTTGTGCTGGTGCTGGCCTTTGTGGGCGTTACACTGTGGGTAAGCACGCTGCCCGGCGGCCTGCCCCTGTTGCAGTACTACATACTGCGGGGCGTCAACGTAGGTACAACGCAGTTCAACATACTGCATCTGCTTATGATCGTCAGCGCCTTCTATATCACGCGCACAGCCGTGGGCATGGGTTCCCGCTTTCTGGGCCGCCTGCCCAAGCAGGGGCTGCAAATAGACTCCACCCTCATTCCCCCGATGCAGACGGCCTTTTCCTACGCCCTGTGGTGCTGCTTTGGCCTTTTTGTGCTCAAGGCGCTGGGTATGGAACTGAGCAATCTGGCTATGGTGGCTGGTGGTCTTTCCGTGGGTATCGGTTTTGGCATGCAGACCATCGTGAACAACTTCCTTTCCGGCCTCATCCTTATTTTCAGCCGCACGCTTCAGGCTGGCGACGTGGTTGAGGTGGGCGGTACCCAGGGGCGGGTACGCAAAATCAGCGTGCGCGCTACAATGGTGGAAACATTTGATAATGCTCTCATTATTGTTCCTAACTCTGAGTTTGTGGCCAGCCGCCTGATTAACTGGACACGCAACAGCCGCACGGTGCGCAAGGAAATCAAGATAGGCGTTGCCTACGGCAGCGACACGGCCACTGTCATGCGCGTCTTGCTGGCCACGGCCAATGCCAACAGCAACGTACTCAAATATCCCCCGCCAACCGTTGCTTTTGCGGATTTTGGGGCCAGCACCCTTGATTTCAGCCTGCGCTTCTGGGTGCGGGACTACGACGTGGGCACCTCCACCGCCTCTGATATCCGTGTTGAAATCGAGAAAGAGTTTCGCAATCAGCGTATTGAAGTGGCCTTTCCGCAACTGGATATCCACATCAAGGATATTCCGCCCCGCGTGAAAAGCGCGCGTCCGCCGTCGGAAGAGCGCGCCGTCAAAAAGCCGACCCGGCGTCCCCGGCGCAGACCCCTTGCCCATGGGGCAGCGGGAACCGCTCTTGCCGTGCCTGCGCCCGCCACGGCTGATGACGATGAAGACGAAGCATAGGCAAGCAGAACGCGCCCGGCCCGGCACTGCACAGGGCCAAAGCGCTCCACGGCTGCAGCTCCCCCAGGATCGCAGTCAAACACAAGGTACAAGGAGAGCATATGATCTATCGCGCCGACGCACTGGACGGATTTGAAAAAGAAATGTTTGGTGGCCCCGGAGCTGCCAAGTTCACCAAAATTGTCAATGAAGACGGTCTTGCCGATAAGGGCCGCCTGTTCAGCCATGTGCATCTCAAGCCCGGCTGCGCCGTTGGCAGCCACAAGCACAGTGGCGAAATGGAAATCTACTATGTTCTCAAGGGTCAGGGCACCTATAACGACAACGGCACAGACATGCAGGTCAAAGCTGGCGACGTGACTGTCTGTAACGACGGTGAAGTGCACGGCATACTCAACAGCGGCACTGATGATATGGAAATGATCGCCCTTATTCTGTTTACGAAATAGCATCGGCCTGCGCAGATTTGCGCAACAAGCCAAATGCTCCTTTAGAGCAGGATGCAAAAAACACTGGGGATACCGTACAGTATCCCCAGTGTTTTTTTGTTTTCTATTTGTGACAACCCGAAATCAGAGCATTTTATCTTTGAAAAAGCTTACATGCTCTGCGCTGCACAAGCGTGCAGTGCGCCACAATGCGGTTTGGGTTCTGCAGAAAATCGCATCTTCCGGCAGAATGACAACTTTGAAACGTACTGCATTTCAAGGTCGCTCTGCTCTAGAATAGATTATCCTACGGGCTGAGCTGCCTAATACTGAATATAGGCAACGTGGGTTTGCAGGTATTCCATAAGACCGTGCTTGCCGTCGGCTCCGCCAATGCCAGACTTGCGCCAGCCAGCGTGGAAGCCCTGCATGGCCTCAAAGTTTTCGCGGTTTACATAGGTTTCGCCAAACTTCAGCTTGTTCACCGCCTCAAGGGCGCTGCTGATATTGCGCGTGTATATGGAAGATGTCAGGCCGTATTCGCAGTCATTGGACAAGGCAATGGCCTCATCCAGATCGCGGAAGGTCAGCATGGGCAGCACCGGGCCGAACACTTCCTTACGCACGATTTCCATATTCTGATGGCAGTTGCGCAACAGGGTCGGCGTGTAAAAATAGCCGTTGCCCCGTGGAGCACGCGCGCCGCCGGTGACTGTTTCTGCCCCGTCAGCCTGGGCACGGGCCACCATGCCTTCAATTTTAGCAAGATGTTCCGCGCTGATCTGGCTGCACATATCCGGCGCAGGATCGTCAAAGGGATTGCCAAGACGCACATTATTGAATGCCACCGCCAGTTTTTCGGCAAACTGGTCGGCAATGCTTTCATGCACATAAAGGCGTTCGGCGCAGTTGCACACCTGACCGCTGAAGATGGTACGCGAGGCAGTGATGGCCTTGACGGCCAGGTCCTGATCCGCATCCAGGCACACAATGGCCGGAGCCTTGCCGCCCAGTTCCAGCGAAACCTTGGTAACGTTTTCAACGCTGGCAGCAATAATGCGCTGCCCGGCTTCGACGCTGCCCGTAAGGGAAACCATGTCTGCCTGCGGGCTGGAGGCAAGAGCCTCGCCCATGCTGCTGCCGCCGCCAGTGATGATATTAAGCACGCCAGCTGGCAGGTCCACTTCTTCGGCCACCAGCCGCGCAAATTCCATCGTGGTGGCCGGGGCCACACTGCTGGGTTTGATGACGGCGGTGCAGCCCACCAGCAGTGATGGGGCAACCTTGCGGGCCATGACGAAGAAGGGGAAGTTCCAGGGGCAGATGCCCACGACCACGCCGATGGGCTGCCGATACAGCAGGATATTTTCGCGCGGGCGGTCACTTTGGATGATCTCGCCTTCATAAATGCGCGCCCAGCCAGCGTAGTAGTCAAAATAGTCTGCCGTAAAATCCACTTCAACCTGGGCAAGGGGGTGGGTTTTGGCTTGTTCATCGGCCAGAATGCGGCCCAGTACCAAACGATTTTTACGAATGACCGCCGCGAACTTTTTCAGATATTCCGCACGCGCCGCCGACGTCAGGGCGGCCCAGCCGCTCTGCGCCCTGTGGGCCGCTTCCAGAGCCGCCATTGCATCTTCACGCCCGCCATTGGGCGTATGGGCCATTATTTTTCCGGTCGAGGGGTTTTCAACTTCAATCATTGAATCCGAGAGACCGGGTACCAGCTTACCGTTGATGAACTGCAAATATGTACGCATGTTCTCTCCTTGGTTTGCATCAACTTAGCCATAAAAAAGAGTTAAGGTAAAGCCGCCCGGAAATGCCGCAGTGACGCGCCCTGGCGTCCCACGCATTGAACCTTGCCGTAATACTTGCCGTTCTCAATACCAGTCAACGCAAGCCTTAAACCCAACTCCCCCCACACACAGGCAAACTGCGCTTGCCCGCCATTTCCTGTAATCCCCAGTAGTGACATTCTGTAATCCGTCACCACAGAAAGGAGAGCTGCGGTGTGCAAGCCAAGCTTTTTATTATTTTTTATCATCAAAAATTAGTTAGTTAGCCCTGATAATGACAGCAGGAGAAATCTTTCTTCAGGAGAGTTATTGACATATGCCATAAAATGGCCATATTTTATTTATGACATATGTCAATAAATGTATGCGCCACTGTGGCGTATACCCACCAACTAAATTGAGGAGATTTACTATGTATGATAGCAATTCTACAGGCCGCAGAAGCGCAGGCCAGCATTCAGGACACGGCTTTGGCAGATGCGGCAGAAGGGCCACCACAGACGCCATGGCCCCCGAAGGAATGTCGTATGGCGGGATGTGCGAGGAAGACATGCGTCAGGGCGGAATGCAGCAGAACGGCATGGGGCAAAATGGCATGCGCATGCGCCACGGAAGACGACACGGCGCTTGCCAGGGCATGTGCCAGGGCAACCAGAACGAAGGGCGTGCCCCTGCCCAAGGCTGTCGTCAGGCGCATGGCCGCGGACACGGACACGGTATGTGCCGTGACCGGAATATGGATTCCGCTCCTGCCTGCCCAACTGTCTGCCCCACAAGCGACGACGCCAACTAGCCGTTTTTGCTTTGAAAAAGGTTAATCTGGTCTAGAACAGATTAACCTTGAAAATGTGTATTTTCAAAGTTTAATACAAACTAGTTACGGCGCTTAATCGCACAAATAAATAGCCGTAAGTCTTCATCCGTAGCTTCGCGGCAGCCGTCGCCCCAAGAGCTTACGGATGGCGACAGCGATTGCATGGAAAAAACAGGGTTGTTACACATGCTGTCTTTAGGCGTAGTTTCCTTCGTCACAACGCTTAAAGCCTGCATAGCAACGACTGAAGCTGCGCTTGCGCCTCAACGGCGGGCGTTTGCTCACGCAGCCACCTGAGCATTTCAAAACAGAGCAGATAAACAGTTGCACTATGAGTCAGTTTGCGAGCCAGCGCGCCTTTGCCGCCGATCCGTATCTTCTGATGCCATAAGGCCGCTCCCTGCCGGGACGGCTTCACGTTTTACCAAGAGAAGCTCATGCCAAGACCCAAAAAATGGCGCAGAGTCTGCTGCATGCCCCAGAGCACCTGTTTCGGTCCAGTGGCCGGAACCGACGCCACTGTGGCTGAAACCGACGGCACTATGTCTACGGAGGAAACACAGGGGCGTGGCCGTGGAATGCGTCGCGGCATGCACGGTTCAGGGCACGGCGGGCGCAGAGGCCATGCCGGGCACGGCATGCACGGCGAAGCAGTCATTATGACCGTTGACCAGTACGAAACCGTGCGCCTTATTGATCTGGAAGGACTGACGCAGGAAGCTTGCGCTGAAAAAATGCAGATCGCGCGAACCACCGTGCAGAGCATCTATGCTGAGGCACGAAAAAAGCTGGCTGACGCGCTGGTGAACAGCAAGATGCTGCGCATTGAAGGCGGAGAATACAAACTCTGCGAGGATGCGGACGAACCGTGCGGGCATGGCGGTTGCCGCCACCACCACAGGCAAGGCTTCTAGAGCTTGCTGCACAGCCATTGAGCAACCGCTTACGGCTACACTTTAAACACATACATGCGTAAAAGTAAGTACCATCTTTTTTAAACGTATATAGGCGCTTGCCCTCGGATAGAAAACACGCCGTTCAGCGATCCGAAAAACCGCGCAAACGCGCACGGCCCTGGGGCATATGGGCGGGTGCATATGTCTTGTGCACTCCTTGCGTTCACCGCTGCCAATAGGCCATTTCGAACATGCCCAAAGCACCGCAAAGCATCTTGGCTCTGAACAGCCGCCAGCCCATTCAGACAGGGTCAGCTTCCTTGCACACGTCAACCCAAACGCCTCCGGTGATGCGCTCAAGTTCGTCCAGCGCGATTCTTACTGCATTGTTGGGCGCGCCCGCCGCTGGATATACAGGATCAAAACGCCGGAGGCTGGCATCCAGATAGATGCGCACATTGTCGTGTAACGCAAAAGGACACACGCCGCCCATCGGGTGGCCCACCAGCTCCAGCAGATCTTCAGGTTTGATGAAGCGGGGTTTGCAGTTGAAGGTGTCCTTGAATTTGCGGTTGTCCAGCCGGGCCGTACCCATCACCACCAGCACCATAGGGCCGTCTG
The Desulfovibrio intestinalis DNA segment above includes these coding regions:
- a CDS encoding mechanosensitive ion channel family protein, which translates into the protein MHSISRFLAFFLLILCCFMTEQRAMAAEAAAPQEATAVEKPRQGDAAPASDSPARTADTAAAAPVQPEPPVGRPVSPESVPAAAQPQPVAPAAESGANTQQPEKADKQEKKEAPKPKAEKKAAAKPKAEKKDTAAPKADKSEGRAADADKKDAQEGEDAAQEEDKSGVLHDPWSMVWSNQHNMLDEVNAKALAMSDTFGDRAFNVSEKVQPFIEEARRLLVLSNTYKNWPNAMEAVSRRLTVTIAEVNKILAPMTVARVESQALLERISYLADSLPEDLHDERLSPEMQEYIRSLAMTRLRLTAVLAQYDTALAPSLALLNRLEKTREEIASQLPALWKDYYLQKPVPWLSPTAWTDFSKQMTYSLQGMLLRIPVEVPITLETWGTAILRFFVCLLFTGVITVMLSRRWLNEKSSPTVKHIFHVTLPWLCVGLALLGSSLSASGEFFRLFLAFGNLSLIVAQIYLAWDLRQLKYPEVQIERSPLWHLIPLTLCAYVLLYLPLVKPLVLIIWMALLIADIIRMRRRKEQDLGPLHAETSVLESEPVVLWICLIMSIFGLHLYSMVLYLCFVSCSIALQLSLGGMSFVTTVSEKLPQEGVRAALAHMAVALAAPVVLVLAFVGVTLWVSTLPGGLPLLQYYILRGVNVGTTQFNILHLLMIVSAFYITRTAVGMGSRFLGRLPKQGLQIDSTLIPPMQTAFSYALWCCFGLFVLKALGMELSNLAMVAGGLSVGIGFGMQTIVNNFLSGLILIFSRTLQAGDVVEVGGTQGRVRKISVRATMVETFDNALIIVPNSEFVASRLINWTRNSRTVRKEIKIGVAYGSDTATVMRVLLATANANSNVLKYPPPTVAFADFGASTLDFSLRFWVRDYDVGTSTASDIRVEIEKEFRNQRIEVAFPQLDIHIKDIPPRVKSARPPSEERAVKKPTRRPRRRPLAHGAAGTALAVPAPATADDDEDEA
- a CDS encoding cupin domain-containing protein; translation: MIYRADALDGFEKEMFGGPGAAKFTKIVNEDGLADKGRLFSHVHLKPGCAVGSHKHSGEMEIYYVLKGQGTYNDNGTDMQVKAGDVTVCNDGEVHGILNSGTDDMEMIALILFTK
- the aldA gene encoding aldehyde dehydrogenase: MRTYLQFINGKLVPGLSDSMIEVENPSTGKIMAHTPNGGREDAMAALEAAHRAQSGWAALTSAARAEYLKKFAAVIRKNRLVLGRILADEQAKTHPLAQVEVDFTADYFDYYAGWARIYEGEIIQSDRPRENILLYRQPIGVVVGICPWNFPFFVMARKVAPSLLVGCTAVIKPSSVAPATTMEFARLVAEEVDLPAGVLNIITGGGSSMGEALASSPQADMVSLTGSVEAGQRIIAASVENVTKVSLELGGKAPAIVCLDADQDLAVKAITASRTIFSGQVCNCAERLYVHESIADQFAEKLAVAFNNVRLGNPFDDPAPDMCSQISAEHLAKIEGMVARAQADGAETVTGGARAPRGNGYFYTPTLLRNCHQNMEIVRKEVFGPVLPMLTFRDLDEAIALSNDCEYGLTSSIYTRNISSALEAVNKLKFGETYVNRENFEAMQGFHAGWRKSGIGGADGKHGLMEYLQTHVAYIQY
- a CDS encoding DUF134 domain-containing protein; this translates as MPRPKKWRRVCCMPQSTCFGPVAGTDATVAETDGTMSTEETQGRGRGMRRGMHGSGHGGRRGHAGHGMHGEAVIMTVDQYETVRLIDLEGLTQEACAEKMQIARTTVQSIYAEARKKLADALVNSKMLRIEGGEYKLCEDADEPCGHGGCRHHHRQGF
- a CDS encoding YbaK/EbsC family protein, with the protein product MRVDAVKAVLASHGLAEAYMEFEVSSATVDLAAAAVGCEPGRIAKSLSVMGTDGPMVLVVMGTARLDNRKFKDTFNCKPRFIKPEDLLELVGHPMGGVCPFALHDNVRIYLDASLRRFDPVYPAAGAPNNAVRIALDELERITGGVWVDVCKEADPV